The following is a genomic window from Ethanoligenens harbinense YUAN-3.
GCCAAGGATATTTAACTTTTTTGTTTAACAATTATTGACTCCACTTAAACATCTATGTTATACTGACTGCATGAATAAAATGCAGACTGGAGTTGGCTGCTATGGCAATCGGTGAGAGAATCCGATTTATTCGCAATCTGCGGGGTATGACCCAAAAATGGCTTGGCATGGCGATCGGTTTTGATAAAAGAACCGCTGATGTGCGTGTGGCGCAATATGAAGCCGGTACAAGAACACCGAAGGGAAATCTGGTCGAGTCGATTGCCAGAGCACTGGATATACGCCCTCAGGCACTTACTGTGCCTGATATAGACACATATATTGGGTTAATGCATACTTTTTTTGCTTTAGAGGACATGTATGGCTTTGAGCCGGACATATGCGACAATCAACTTTGTATTGTTCTTAAGCAACACACAGACAATCAATCCGTTGTTGACAATCTCCAATTGTGGTATAAAGAAGCACAAAAGCTACGAAAGGGAAAAATCACGAAAGAGGATTATGACGCTTGGCGCTACACCTTTCCTAAAATGGAAGCAGAACGCTCCAGGGCACAGTTGGATGCGATACGGGCCAAGCGGAACGCCCATCCAGGCGAAGAGAAATAAAGACATAGAAAAAGAGCGAACTGACAGAAAATCAGTTCGCTCTTTTTCTATGAATAATGGAGCTTATGTTGCCAAACCGTTGCCACAGAGCTTCACAGATTCCCGCGAAGCCGCTTCAGCACTGGGTTTGTACAGATCACCAGATTATTCCCACTCAATGGTTGCAGGCGGCTTGCTGGTAATATCATATACCACACGATTGATACCTTTTACCTCATTGATGATGCGATTGGAGATGGTATCCAGCACTTCATACGGGATACGCGCCCAGTCTGCCGTCATAAAATCGCTGGTTGTCACACCACGCAGAGCCAATGTGTAGTCATAGGTACGCCCGTCGCCCATCACACCCACCGAGCGCATATCGGTCAGCACGGCAAAATACTGGTTGATGTCGCGCATCAGCCCCGCGTGGGCAATCTCATCGCGGAACACGGCATCCGCATCCCGCAGAACGTCCAGTTTTTCTTTTTTAATTTCGCCGATGATCCGAATGGCAAGGCCCGGTCCCGGGAATGGTTGCCTCCAGACCATATAATCCGGTAGGCCCAGTTCCAGACCCAGTGCGCGCACTTCATCCTTAAACAGTAAGCGCAGCGGCTCCACAATCTCTTTAAAACGGACATGCTCCGGCAAGCCGCCCACATTGTGATGGCTCTTGATAGTCGCCGCATCGCCAAGACCGGATTCGATAACATCCGGATAGATCGTTCCCTGCGCCAAAAAATCGACTGCGCCGATCTTATTGGCCTCATCCTCAAATACACGGATGAATTCCTCACCGATGATCTTGCGTTTTCGTTCAGGGTCGCTTACGCCCTGCAATTTTTCCAAAAACCGTTCTGCAGCATCCACGCGGACAAACTGGATATCCCGTCCCTGAAATGCCTGATCGACTTCATCGCCCTCATTTTTGCGCATCAGGCCGTGGTCTACAAAAATACAGGTAAGCTGTCTGCCTACCGCGCGCGACAAAAGCGCCGCCGCCACCGCCGAATCCACACCTCCGGAAAGCGCGAGCAATACACGCCCATGTCCGATCTTTTCTTTTAATTCCGCCACGGTGGTTTTGGCGTAGTCCCCCATCGTCCAGTCGCCCACACATCCACAGACCTCAAACAGGAAATTCCGAATGATCTCCTGCCCCTTTTCGGTATGCAGCACTTCCGGATGGAACTGCACACCATAGAACCGGAGGTGCGTGTTCTCAATGGCAGCCACAGGGCAGTTACGAGACTTGGCGATCACATGGAACCCTTCTGGTAATTGTTCCACATAATCGCCGTGGCTCATCCAGGTCGTAATGGTAGAGGCCAAGCCGTGAAACAACGGGCTGGCTGTATCAAGGTCGGTAGCCGTCCGGCCGTATTCCCGCCCACCGGCGGCGGCTACCCGTCCGCCAAGCGTCTGCACCAGCAAATGAATTCCGTAGCAAATGCCCAAAACCGGGACACCCAGCGTGAAAACGCCCGGGTCGCAGAGGGGCGCGCCCTCCGCATATACGCTGCTCGGCCCGCCCGTAAAAATGATCCCTGCCGGATGCAGCGCCCGAATCTCATCCAGCGGCAGATCGTGTGGACGCACCTCACAATACACCCCGCATTCGCGCACGCGGCGTGCGATCAACTGATTATACTGCCCGCCAAAATCCAAAACCAGCACAAACTGATGCTCCATGCAATACCCTCCGTTTTTCCTTCCCATCGCCGGGCAAAAAACAGCCCGCCGCCACATTCCGGCAGGTGCCCGGCCAGACATTGTTTGCCGCTAATCTTCTTTTCCTGCAAATATTTCATTCTTGCGGTGTATGTACACCGACAGTGCCAATCCTATCAGCCAGTAAGACGCGATCATCGAGGAACCACCCGCGCTGAAAAACGGCAGTGTGATCCCGATGACCGGTAAAACCATCAACACCATGCCCACATTGATAAAAATCTGCATGGCAAACGCCGAAAACACCCCGATACAGATCATAGAACCCGCAGGGTCTTTGGACATCCGTACATATCGAAGCAGACGCACCAGCAACACCAGGAACAACAGCAAAATCACAATGCACCCGATAAAACCGAGTTCCTCCCCGGCGACTGCAAAGATCATATCGTTCTGCCGCTCGGGCAGCTGCCCGCTGATGGGTGACTGCGTGCGCGGCCCGTGGAACAGCCCATATCCCCACAGTTCTCCGGAACCAATGGCACTGCGTCCATACAATTGCTGGAGCGACACATCCTTCAAGCTGCTGTTTTCCGGATCGAACAACGCAAGGATACGGTGCCGCTGCGTATTTCCGAATACTTTGCTCCAGATGATCGGCGTCCCCGCAAGCAGACAGACGGCGCCCAACGCAAAATAGCGCAGCTGCGTGCCGGACGCAAACAGCATAAACACAAATATGCCCGCGAACACGAACGCCATGCCCATATCCTGCTGCACCACGATGATGCCGATGGGCACCATGGCGTGCAGAACCAGCAGGATCACATTAAGCGGAGAAGTCAGCCGGTCCTTCACGGTATCAAAATGCTTTGCGAATGTCAGGATAAAGCACAGCTTCACAAATTCCGCCGGCTGCACGGTCGTAAAGCCCAGATTGATCCAGGACAGATCGGCAGAGCCCGAAACCGTATATGGATGCACATAAGGCAGCAACAGCGCAACCACGCCCGCCACAGCCGCTACTTTCCACCAGTTGAGCATGTCGTGATAATCGATACGTGAAATAACCACCATACCCGCGATGCCGATCACAATACAGAGGATCTGCATGACCATGGTCCTGGATGAGGTGTGGGTGGCATTCGTGGCGCTCAGCACCAGCACCAGCCCATAAACGGACGCCAGGATCGCCGCAAACATCAGCACCAGATCCGTCTGCCGGAGATAGCGCCCGATGGCACGAAAAACATTGCGCATTCTTTTCACCGCCTTTTGCTATTATATCGTCTGCGCGCCGTCTTTGCAAGCGGATTGCGCGGCTTTCAGGGGCGCGCGGCATGAACCAATTTTTACAGCAAACAGTGCCGTACCGCCGCCGGTTGAAATTTTTTGACGCGGCCCTTGTTTGCGAGTATAATAAAAACGTATCGACATCATCCGTTTTCTTCCCGCGGCCGACAGGGACGGGAGAAAAGCGAAAACAAAATAGAATGTAGGAATGACGGGGGAACACACTATGCAGAGCGATATCGAGATCGCACATCAAGCCGTTTTGCAGCCCATCGCGGCCATTGCCGCCCGGCTGGGGGTATCCGAAGACGAACTGGACTTATATGGAAAATACAAAGCAAAGCTCAATGATTCTCTGTTCCGGCGCCTTGCCGATAAAACAGACGGAAAATTGATCTTGGTCACGGCCATCAACCCCACCCCCGCAGGCGAAGGAAAGACCACCACCACAGTCGGTCTGGGCGACGCGCTGCGCCGTCTGGGCAAACAGGCGGTCATCGCGCTGCGCGAACCGTCTCTCGGTCCGGTGTTCGGGATGAAGGGCGGCGCGGCCGGCGGCGGCTATGCGCAGGTGATGCCTATGGAAGACATCAACCTGCATTTTACCGGAGACATGCACGCCATCACCGCCGCCAACAACCTTCTCTGCGCCATTCTGGACAACCATCTTCAACAGGGCAACGCTCTCGGCATCGACCCGCGCCGCATCCTGTTCAAGCGCGTGCTCGACATGAACGACCGCGTACTGCGGCAGACGGTGGTCGGCCTGGGCGGCAAAGGGAACGGCATTCCCCGTGAGGATGGGTTTGTCATCACGGTGGCCAGCGAAGTCATGGCTATCCTCTGCCTGGCGAGGAACATCGCCGACCTGAAAAAGCGCCTGGGCACTATCCTCGTCGCCTACTCGTACGCCGGCGAGCCGGTCTACTGCCGGCAGCTCGGCGTGGCGGGCGCTATGGCCGCCCTGCTCAAAGACGCGCTCAACCCCAATCTGGTGCAGACGCTCGAGGGCACGGCCGCCATCATCCACGGCGGCCCGTTCGCCAACATCGCGCACGGCTGCAACTCCGTACGCGCCACCTCGCTTGCACTCAAGCTCGGTGACTACTGCGTCACCGAGGCCGGCTTCGGCTCCGACCTGGGCGCGGAAAAATTCATGGACATCAAATGCCGCGCGGCCGGTCTGCATCCGGCGGCAGTGGTGCTGGTCGCTACCATCCGCGCGCTGAAATACAACGGCGGTGTCAAGCGGGATGCGCTGGGCAATGAAGACGTCGGGGCGCTTCGCCGGGGCGCGGACAATCTGCGCGCGCACATCGCCAACATGCGGCGGTTCGGTGTGCCGGTCGTGGTCGCCATCAACCGGTTCGGCACCGATACGGAAGCGGAGCTCTCCGCCGTGGAAGGAATCTGCCGGGAAGAGCACGCATCTTTTGCCCTGTCCGAAGTATTTACCAAGGGCGGCGAGGGCGGCCTGGACCTGGCCAAAAAAGTGATTGAAGCGGCAGACACGCCTTCTTCTTTCCTGCCACTGTATGACCTCGGCCTTAGCTTGAAAGAAAAGATCGACACGCTGGCGCAGAAACTCTATGGCGCGGGCGAAGTGCAATATACCCCGGCGGCGGAAAAAGCGCTGGCGGAAATCGCGGCGCTGGGCGGAAACAAGCTGCCCATCTGCGTGGCCAAAACACAGTATTCCCTCTCGGACGACGCTTCGGCGCTGGGGCGGCCGAAAGGGTTCACCCTGCATGTGCGGGACGCCCGGTTGAGCGCGGGGGCGGGGTTTGTCGTTATCTACACCGGCAACATCCTGCAAATGCCCGGCCTGCCGAAAAAGCCGGCTGCCGAGCTGATCGACATCGACGAGAACGGCACCATCACCGGGCTTTTCTGAGCATACGCTTCACATTACACAACCGAAAGGATTGGGAAAAGACATTGGCTGCATGCATCAGCCGTTCACCGGCGGATACGGAACAGGCTGGCGAACAGCTGGCACAGGAACTGCACCCGGGCGATGTGGTCGCACTGTTCGGCAATCTGGGCGCGGGCAAGACCCAGTTCATCCGGGGACTCGCACGCGGGCTCGGCGTCACCGACCCGGTATCCAGCCCCACGTTCGCCATCGTGCATGCCTACCGCGGCCGCATCCCGCTCTACCATTTCGACATGTACCGCATCTCCGGCTGGGCCGATCTGGAATCCACCGGCTTTTTCGACTATCTGGAAAGCGACGGCGTCTGCGCCGTGGAGTGGAGCGAGAACATTGAAGCCGCTCTGCCTGAAAACACCGTGCGGGTGCAGATCGAACCGGGCGCGGATGCGGATACCCGTCGTATCACCATCCTCCGCGGTCGGAAGGAAGGACACAAGAAATGAACATACTGGCTGTCGATACTTCTTCCGTCACGGCTTCCGCCGCGCTCTGTGAGGATGACCGCCTGCTGGGCGAGACCTACGTCCGTGTGCCGCAGACTCATAGCGAAACGCTGATGCCCTCCGTCTGCGAGCTGCTGCGCCGCTGCGGGGTGACCTTTTCGGAGATCGGCCTGTTTGCCGTCGCCGCAGGTCCCGGCTCGTTCACCGGGGTGCGCATCGGCGTGGCCGCTGTAAAAGGAATGGCGATGGCATGGGGCGCACCCTGTGTCGGCGTATCGGCACTGGAAGCGGCAGCGTGGAACCACCCGTTTTTTGCGGGCACGGTCTGCGCCGCGATGGACGCCCGGCGCAGGCAGGTCTATGCCGCACTGTTTGCCGCTTCCCCCGCCGGACCGGCGCGCCTTTCCCCGGATCACGCGGTCGCACTGGAGGAATTGTCCGCAGAGCTTGGCAAAGAACCGGTTTTACTGGTTGGAGACGGTGCCGAACTGTGTTATAATGCGTTTAAAGAAGAACATTCCTGCGTTTTGGCGCCCGACCGGCTGCGATTCACCCATGCGGGCGCAGTAGCCGCCTTGGGTTTGCGCGCGTTCCGGTCAGGGCAGGCACTGCCACCCGACCGGCTGCTGCCGGTATATCTGCGTCTGCCGCAGGCGGAGCGT
Proteins encoded in this region:
- a CDS encoding helix-turn-helix domain-containing protein, coding for MAIGERIRFIRNLRGMTQKWLGMAIGFDKRTADVRVAQYEAGTRTPKGNLVESIARALDIRPQALTVPDIDTYIGLMHTFFALEDMYGFEPDICDNQLCIVLKQHTDNQSVVDNLQLWYKEAQKLRKGKITKEDYDAWRYTFPKMEAERSRAQLDAIRAKRNAHPGEEK
- the guaA gene encoding glutamine-hydrolyzing GMP synthase — translated: MEHQFVLVLDFGGQYNQLIARRVRECGVYCEVRPHDLPLDEIRALHPAGIIFTGGPSSVYAEGAPLCDPGVFTLGVPVLGICYGIHLLVQTLGGRVAAAGGREYGRTATDLDTASPLFHGLASTITTWMSHGDYVEQLPEGFHVIAKSRNCPVAAIENTHLRFYGVQFHPEVLHTEKGQEIIRNFLFEVCGCVGDWTMGDYAKTTVAELKEKIGHGRVLLALSGGVDSAVAAALLSRAVGRQLTCIFVDHGLMRKNEGDEVDQAFQGRDIQFVRVDAAERFLEKLQGVSDPERKRKIIGEEFIRVFEDEANKIGAVDFLAQGTIYPDVIESGLGDAATIKSHHNVGGLPEHVRFKEIVEPLRLLFKDEVRALGLELGLPDYMVWRQPFPGPGLAIRIIGEIKKEKLDVLRDADAVFRDEIAHAGLMRDINQYFAVLTDMRSVGVMGDGRTYDYTLALRGVTTSDFMTADWARIPYEVLDTISNRIINEVKGINRVVYDITSKPPATIEWE
- a CDS encoding FtsW/RodA/SpoVE family cell cycle protein, whose protein sequence is MRNVFRAIGRYLRQTDLVLMFAAILASVYGLVLVLSATNATHTSSRTMVMQILCIVIGIAGMVVISRIDYHDMLNWWKVAAVAGVVALLLPYVHPYTVSGSADLSWINLGFTTVQPAEFVKLCFILTFAKHFDTVKDRLTSPLNVILLVLHAMVPIGIIVVQQDMGMAFVFAGIFVFMLFASGTQLRYFALGAVCLLAGTPIIWSKVFGNTQRHRILALFDPENSSLKDVSLQQLYGRSAIGSGELWGYGLFHGPRTQSPISGQLPERQNDMIFAVAGEELGFIGCIVILLLFLVLLVRLLRYVRMSKDPAGSMICIGVFSAFAMQIFINVGMVLMVLPVIGITLPFFSAGGSSMIASYWLIGLALSVYIHRKNEIFAGKED
- a CDS encoding formate--tetrahydrofolate ligase, producing MQSDIEIAHQAVLQPIAAIAARLGVSEDELDLYGKYKAKLNDSLFRRLADKTDGKLILVTAINPTPAGEGKTTTTVGLGDALRRLGKQAVIALREPSLGPVFGMKGGAAGGGYAQVMPMEDINLHFTGDMHAITAANNLLCAILDNHLQQGNALGIDPRRILFKRVLDMNDRVLRQTVVGLGGKGNGIPREDGFVITVASEVMAILCLARNIADLKKRLGTILVAYSYAGEPVYCRQLGVAGAMAALLKDALNPNLVQTLEGTAAIIHGGPFANIAHGCNSVRATSLALKLGDYCVTEAGFGSDLGAEKFMDIKCRAAGLHPAAVVLVATIRALKYNGGVKRDALGNEDVGALRRGADNLRAHIANMRRFGVPVVVAINRFGTDTEAELSAVEGICREEHASFALSEVFTKGGEGGLDLAKKVIEAADTPSSFLPLYDLGLSLKEKIDTLAQKLYGAGEVQYTPAAEKALAEIAALGGNKLPICVAKTQYSLSDDASALGRPKGFTLHVRDARLSAGAGFVVIYTGNILQMPGLPKKPAAELIDIDENGTITGLF
- the tsaE gene encoding tRNA (adenosine(37)-N6)-threonylcarbamoyltransferase complex ATPase subunit type 1 TsaE, which produces MAACISRSPADTEQAGEQLAQELHPGDVVALFGNLGAGKTQFIRGLARGLGVTDPVSSPTFAIVHAYRGRIPLYHFDMYRISGWADLESTGFFDYLESDGVCAVEWSENIEAALPENTVRVQIEPGADADTRRITILRGRKEGHKK
- the tsaB gene encoding tRNA (adenosine(37)-N6)-threonylcarbamoyltransferase complex dimerization subunit type 1 TsaB, with protein sequence MNILAVDTSSVTASAALCEDDRLLGETYVRVPQTHSETLMPSVCELLRRCGVTFSEIGLFAVAAGPGSFTGVRIGVAAVKGMAMAWGAPCVGVSALEAAAWNHPFFAGTVCAAMDARRRQVYAALFAASPAGPARLSPDHAVALEELSAELGKEPVLLVGDGAELCYNAFKEEHSCVLAPDRLRFTHAGAVAALGLRAFRSGQALPPDRLLPVYLRLPQAERELRARTAQKND